In one window of Kitasatospora sp. MMS16-BH015 DNA:
- a CDS encoding glycosyltransferase family 39 protein, protein MTTSVLPAAPELAFRARPLRRAPWRSPTDQPRYARPALLALTLLAGLLYFWGISRSSYHTFYADAVRSMTESWKAFAFGSYDPAGTITLDKLPGFLWPQALSARLFGFHPWALTLPQAVEGVLCVLVLYRVVRRWAGADAALLAAAAFALTPALAGLFRTAVEDPLFTLLLLLAADATQRAAQQARLRSLLLAAVWVGLAFQAKMLESWAVLPALGLVHLVSAPAPLRRRLTHLGLAGLVTVAVSASWVLMATLVPAADRPYIDGTTDNSAYSMVVGYNFLNRFTSVGLTAEETGSVTSGRGGPMGSMWSHGAAGTPPGQAGTARSGTDQTDRTGTGQSDRTRAGTGAAQPATTPAGSTPSGSAQSGTAQPGAARAGHGGQGGGDGGWTKMFGSQFASQTGWLYPIAAVSVLCALLWRRREPRTDHLRAGFLLWGSWLAVFFLVFSAGSVGGHSYYMGVIATPLAALFGGGTVLLWRGFRTGGARAWALPVAVTGTAVWAAYLTHLFPAFLPWLAPATLLLGVLAPALLLLGRTPRLAGRRLPALGLLTGLAAMLLAPAAWAASVLDPAYGNSGMGTVGPQAAHAFGGTRGQHGSGRNAPQQGPPGAFAEGGAKLTEAQQAVLDYTEAHADGARYLFATPNWTASSPYILATGKEVLPMGGFTGQVPNPTLSRFQSLVTSGQLHYVLVATGGRTSATAPTTAITDWVRRSCTEVPPSAYGRPGGAADRDQLYRCGSSSRSSAASANS, encoded by the coding sequence ATGACTACCAGTGTGCTGCCCGCCGCTCCCGAGCTGGCGTTCCGGGCCCGGCCGCTCCGCCGGGCCCCGTGGCGTTCGCCCACGGACCAGCCGCGCTACGCCCGGCCCGCGCTGCTCGCCCTCACGCTGCTCGCGGGGCTGCTGTACTTCTGGGGAATCAGCAGGAGTTCGTACCACACGTTCTACGCGGACGCCGTGCGCAGCATGACGGAGAGTTGGAAGGCCTTCGCCTTCGGCTCCTACGACCCGGCCGGCACCATCACCCTGGACAAGCTGCCGGGCTTCCTCTGGCCGCAGGCCCTCTCGGCCCGGCTGTTCGGCTTCCACCCCTGGGCGCTGACCCTGCCGCAGGCGGTCGAGGGCGTGCTCTGCGTCCTGGTGCTCTACCGGGTGGTCCGCCGCTGGGCGGGTGCCGACGCGGCCCTGCTCGCGGCGGCGGCCTTCGCCCTGACCCCGGCCCTGGCCGGGCTCTTCCGCACCGCCGTCGAGGACCCGCTCTTCACCCTCCTGCTGCTGCTCGCGGCCGACGCCACCCAGCGCGCCGCCCAGCAGGCCCGCCTCCGCAGCCTGCTGCTGGCCGCGGTCTGGGTCGGCCTGGCCTTCCAGGCCAAGATGCTCGAATCCTGGGCCGTACTGCCCGCCCTCGGCCTGGTCCACCTGGTCTCGGCCCCTGCCCCGCTGCGCCGCCGCCTCACCCACCTCGGCCTGGCCGGCCTGGTCACGGTCGCGGTCTCGGCCTCCTGGGTGCTGATGGCCACCCTCGTCCCCGCCGCCGACCGCCCGTACATCGACGGCACCACCGACAACTCGGCCTACAGCATGGTGGTCGGCTACAACTTCCTGAACCGCTTCACCTCGGTCGGCCTGACCGCCGAGGAGACCGGCAGCGTCACCTCCGGCCGCGGCGGCCCGATGGGCTCCATGTGGAGCCACGGCGCAGCCGGCACCCCGCCGGGGCAGGCCGGCACGGCACGGTCCGGCACCGACCAGACCGACCGCACCGGTACGGGCCAGTCCGACCGCACCCGGGCCGGCACCGGCGCGGCGCAGCCCGCGACCACCCCGGCCGGCAGCACCCCGTCAGGTTCCGCCCAGTCAGGTACAGCCCAGCCGGGTGCGGCCCGGGCCGGCCACGGCGGGCAGGGCGGCGGCGACGGGGGCTGGACCAAGATGTTCGGCTCGCAGTTCGCCTCGCAGACCGGCTGGCTCTACCCGATCGCCGCGGTCTCCGTCCTCTGCGCCCTCCTCTGGCGCCGTCGGGAGCCCCGCACCGACCACCTCCGCGCGGGCTTCCTGCTCTGGGGCAGCTGGCTGGCGGTGTTCTTCCTGGTCTTCAGCGCCGGCAGCGTGGGCGGCCACAGCTACTACATGGGCGTGATCGCCACCCCGTTGGCCGCGCTCTTCGGCGGCGGCACCGTGCTGCTCTGGCGCGGCTTCCGCACCGGCGGCGCCCGCGCCTGGGCCCTGCCGGTCGCCGTCACCGGCACGGCGGTCTGGGCCGCGTACCTGACCCACCTCTTCCCGGCCTTCCTCCCCTGGCTGGCCCCGGCCACCCTCCTGCTGGGCGTCCTCGCCCCGGCCCTGCTCCTGCTCGGCCGCACGCCCCGCCTCGCCGGCCGCCGCCTGCCCGCCCTCGGGCTGCTCACCGGCCTGGCGGCGATGCTGCTCGCCCCGGCGGCCTGGGCCGCCTCCGTGCTCGACCCGGCCTACGGCAACTCCGGCATGGGCACCGTCGGCCCCCAGGCCGCCCACGCCTTCGGCGGCACCCGCGGTCAACACGGCTCCGGCCGGAACGCGCCCCAGCAGGGCCCGCCCGGCGCCTTCGCCGAGGGCGGCGCCAAGCTGACCGAGGCCCAGCAAGCCGTCCTCGACTACACCGAGGCCCACGCCGACGGCGCCCGCTACCTCTTCGCCACGCCGAACTGGACCGCCTCCTCGCCCTACATCCTGGCCACCGGCAAGGAGGTGCTGCCGATGGGCGGCTTCACCGGCCAGGTGCCGAACCCGACCCTCTCCCGGTTCCAGTCCCTGGTGACCAGCGGTCAGCTCCACTACGTCCTGGTCGCCACCGGCGGCCGCACCTCAGCCACCGCCCCGACCACGGCCATCACCGACTGGGTCCGCCGGAGCTGCACCGAGGTGCCCCCGTCCGCCTACGGCCGACCGGGCGGGGCCGCCGACCGCGACCAGCTCTACCGCTGCGGCAGCAGCTCCCGCTCCAGCGCGGCCAGCGCGAACTCGTAG